From Bacteroidota bacterium, one genomic window encodes:
- a CDS encoding AbgT family transporter, whose protein sequence is MAEKKNILNRVLGLIERVGNALPHPATLFAIFAGLVVVVSGIASMFDLAVVHPGTGETVHPVNLLSADGLHRIVTKMVTNFTGFAPLGTVLVAMLGIGIAESSGLIGTVLRLLVISAPRKLLTFVLVFSGVLSNTASEVGYVLLVPLGAIIFLAVGRHPIAGMAAAFAGVSGGYSANLLLGTIDPLLAGLSQEAASIIMPGYKVNAAANYYFMFVSTFFIATAGTWVTERIVIPRLGEYKGDAKPQALTSLTKEEKRGLRYAIVGASLFAAFLLGGVIPETGYLRNPKTWEILHSPFMDGIVAFIFLGAAIGGIAYGIGARTYKSDSDVMKGMGKAMEAMGVYIVLVFFASQFVAFFRETNLGLIVAIEGAAFLKNSGLGDIPLLLAFILLSATINLFIGSASAKWAVMAPVFIPMLMLLGYSPELVQGAYRVGDSVTNIISPMMSYFALIVAFVEKYEKNSGIGTVISTMLPYSVVFLIIWSILFIGWILLDLPLGPDARLYLNR, encoded by the coding sequence ATGGCAGAGAAGAAGAACATCCTGAACCGGGTTCTCGGACTGATTGAACGGGTGGGAAACGCGTTGCCTCATCCCGCAACGCTGTTTGCAATTTTCGCGGGACTGGTAGTGGTCGTTTCCGGAATTGCTTCGATGTTTGATCTCGCTGTCGTGCATCCGGGAACGGGCGAAACAGTCCATCCCGTCAACCTGCTTTCTGCCGACGGACTGCATCGCATAGTGACGAAAATGGTGACGAACTTCACAGGCTTTGCCCCGTTGGGGACGGTGTTGGTGGCGATGTTGGGTATCGGCATTGCCGAAAGCAGCGGACTCATCGGCACCGTGCTTCGGTTGCTCGTCATCTCCGCTCCGCGAAAACTGCTGACGTTTGTGCTGGTGTTTTCCGGGGTTCTCTCCAACACCGCAAGTGAAGTCGGATACGTGTTGCTCGTTCCTCTGGGGGCGATCATTTTTCTCGCCGTAGGCAGACATCCGATTGCAGGAATGGCAGCGGCGTTTGCCGGAGTTTCAGGCGGATACAGCGCGAACCTGCTGCTCGGAACAATTGATCCGTTGCTTGCCGGCCTTTCGCAGGAAGCAGCAAGCATCATCATGCCGGGATACAAGGTCAATGCGGCCGCAAACTACTACTTCATGTTCGTCTCGACCTTCTTCATTGCAACCGCCGGAACGTGGGTGACCGAACGCATCGTTATCCCGCGGCTCGGCGAATACAAAGGCGACGCCAAGCCGCAGGCATTAACTTCTCTGACCAAAGAGGAAAAACGCGGGCTACGATATGCAATCGTCGGAGCATCACTGTTCGCGGCATTCCTCCTCGGCGGCGTCATCCCTGAAACGGGATATCTGCGCAATCCGAAGACGTGGGAAATACTGCATTCGCCTTTTATGGATGGGATTGTTGCGTTCATCTTCCTCGGCGCCGCCATCGGAGGCATTGCCTACGGCATCGGCGCCCGCACATATAAAAGCGATTCCGATGTTATGAAGGGAATGGGAAAGGCGATGGAGGCGATGGGCGTGTACATTGTGCTGGTGTTCTTCGCTTCACAGTTTGTTGCGTTCTTCCGGGAAACAAATCTCGGACTCATCGTCGCTATCGAAGGAGCCGCGTTTCTGAAGAACTCGGGTTTGGGAGACATCCCCTTGCTGCTTGCTTTTATTCTGCTCTCAGCAACAATCAACCTGTTCATCGGAAGCGCTTCGGCAAAGTGGGCAGTGATGGCGCCTGTGTTCATACCGATGCTCATGCTGCTCGGCTATTCGCCCGAATTAGTGCAGGGCGCTTACAGGGTTGGCGATAGCGTCACCAACATCATCTCCCCCATGATGTCATACTTTGCGCTGATCGTTGCATTTGTCGAAAAGTATGAGAAGAACTCGGGCATCGGCACTGTCATCTCAACAATGTTGCCCTATTCCGTGGTGTTCCTGATTATCTGGTCGATCCTGTTCATCGGATGGATTCTGCTTGACCTCCCCCTCGGACCGGATGCTCGCCTGTATTTGAATAGGTAG